A window of Halomonas sp. GFAJ-1 contains these coding sequences:
- a CDS encoding Na+/H+ antiporter subunit G — protein sequence MTFAIMIEALVSLLLICGGMFAFTGSLGMLQFKDFFMRLHGPTKGTTLGIGCVLIASMVYFTTTQREPHMQELLITLFLFLTAPVTGHMLAKTGLHMHLRFTTSTRGSLPELLDEDVGQNRVAKPGRPKRPGSIKNRRRQLLKTRGR from the coding sequence ATGACATTTGCTATTATGATTGAGGCTTTGGTATCGCTTCTGCTTATTTGCGGCGGGATGTTTGCCTTTACTGGCTCGCTTGGCATGCTGCAGTTCAAAGACTTTTTCATGCGCTTACACGGACCCACCAAAGGCACTACGCTAGGCATCGGCTGTGTGCTGATTGCTTCAATGGTTTACTTTACAACCACCCAGCGTGAACCCCACATGCAAGAGCTATTAATTACCCTGTTTCTGTTTTTAACTGCCCCCGTGACAGGGCACATGCTGGCAAAAACAGGACTACACATGCATTTACGCTTTACCACCAGCACTCGTGGCTCACTGCCTGAACTGCTGGATGAAGATGTGGGGCAAAACCGAGTAGCAAAACCCGGCCGCCCCAAACGCCCTGGCAGTATCAAAAACCGCCGCCGCCAGCTGCTAAAAACCCGTGGCAGATAA
- a CDS encoding ferrochelatase → MTDSVVKDQPGAGRLAHAPSDHPAVPRAKVGVVLANLGTPDATDYWSMRRYLNEFLSDKRVVDYAGWKWQPLLQLIILTKRPFSSGHAYKSIWNTDKNESPLLTTTRAQTEKMAERLKALYGDNVEVDFCMRYGNPSTESVLNRMKEKGCERIVFFPLYPQYGSPTTATANDQAFRTLMKMKWQPYIRTVPAYFEHPAYIQALANSVQEAYDSFESRPTKLVASYHGVPERYLLEGDPYHCQCQKTTRLMREKLGFTKEEVDTAFQSQFGPEKWVGPQTVDHVAALAKQGHKHIAIMSPAFSSDCVETLEEIKEEIHDSFMEAGGETFSYIPCLNDRDDHIDALLAVVNNELSGWLC, encoded by the coding sequence ATGACCGATAGCGTTGTGAAGGATCAGCCAGGAGCAGGCCGCTTGGCCCACGCGCCAAGTGACCATCCGGCTGTGCCCCGTGCGAAGGTAGGGGTAGTGCTGGCCAATCTTGGCACGCCGGATGCTACCGACTACTGGTCAATGCGTCGCTACCTGAATGAGTTCCTATCCGACAAGCGGGTGGTGGATTATGCCGGTTGGAAATGGCAGCCACTGCTTCAGCTCATTATTTTGACGAAACGTCCCTTTTCGTCGGGTCATGCGTACAAAAGTATTTGGAATACCGATAAAAACGAAAGCCCTCTGCTAACGACTACCCGTGCGCAAACGGAAAAGATGGCCGAGCGACTCAAAGCCCTCTACGGCGATAATGTAGAGGTTGATTTTTGTATGCGTTACGGTAATCCCTCCACTGAAAGTGTGCTAAACCGGATGAAGGAGAAGGGATGCGAGCGCATCGTCTTTTTCCCGCTTTATCCCCAGTATGGTTCGCCCACCACGGCCACCGCTAATGACCAGGCGTTTCGTACACTGATGAAGATGAAATGGCAGCCTTATATTAGGACCGTACCTGCCTACTTTGAACACCCAGCGTACATTCAGGCGTTAGCTAACTCGGTGCAAGAGGCTTACGACAGTTTTGAAAGCCGCCCCACGAAACTGGTGGCGAGTTACCACGGGGTGCCGGAGCGCTACCTGTTAGAAGGTGACCCCTACCACTGCCAGTGCCAGAAAACGACGCGGCTAATGCGTGAGAAGCTTGGCTTCACCAAAGAAGAAGTAGATACCGCTTTTCAGTCACAGTTTGGCCCCGAAAAATGGGTAGGGCCACAAACCGTTGATCACGTGGCGGCGTTGGCTAAGCAGGGGCATAAGCACATCGCGATTATGTCACCCGCCTTCTCATCGGACTGTGTGGAAACACTTGAGGAGATTAAAGAGGAAATCCACGACAGCTTTATGGAAGCCGGGGGCGAAACCTTCAGCTATATCCCTTGCTTAAATGACCGGGATGATCATATCGATGCGTTGTTAGCCGTCGTGAATAATGAACTATCGGGTTGGCTGTGTTAA
- a CDS encoding Na+/H+ antiporter subunit E — protein MFARYFPAPALSLILLITWLLMVRSLAFGQLLLGVLLAIGIPLLTRAFWLPFPRVKHPIKLVRFVLRVLADIVVANLHVSLLILSPKRTPHPGFIEYPLQVQDRLAITLLANTITMTPGTVSTNIRLDHTSLLIHVLDMEDEQALIQDIHERYERPIKEIFEC, from the coding sequence ATGTTTGCCCGCTATTTTCCCGCACCTGCCCTGTCACTAATACTATTAATCACCTGGCTTCTAATGGTGAGAAGCTTGGCTTTCGGCCAACTGCTACTAGGGGTGCTGCTAGCAATTGGCATACCGCTGCTAACCCGCGCTTTTTGGCTGCCTTTCCCCCGGGTTAAACACCCTATAAAGCTCGTACGCTTTGTCTTACGGGTACTTGCCGATATCGTAGTCGCCAACTTGCACGTTAGCTTATTAATTTTGAGCCCTAAGCGGACACCGCACCCTGGCTTTATTGAGTACCCACTACAAGTACAGGATCGGCTAGCCATTACTCTCTTGGCCAATACCATCACCATGACGCCTGGCACTGTTTCCACCAATATTCGGCTAGATCATACGTCGCTGCTTATTCATGTATTGGATATGGAGGATGAGCAGGCTCTTATTCAAGACATTCATGAGCGTTACGAGCGTCCCATAAAGGAGATTTTCGAATGCTAG
- a CDS encoding K+/H+ antiporter subunit F: MLAIALWISLTLIVLALAMNVYRLLIGPDIPDRLLALDTMYVNAIALIVIAGLWFNTKTYFEAAMLIALLGFISTMAICRYLLRGDIIE; this comes from the coding sequence ATGCTAGCCATCGCCCTTTGGATCAGTTTGACGCTAATAGTGTTAGCACTCGCAATGAATGTTTACCGCTTACTTATAGGCCCAGACATACCCGATCGATTGCTAGCGCTAGATACCATGTATGTCAACGCAATTGCGCTTATCGTAATTGCTGGGCTTTGGTTCAACACAAAAACGTACTTTGAAGCTGCCATGTTAATCGCCTTACTCGGCTTTATCAGCACCATGGCAATTTGTCGATACTTGCTACGCGGCGATATTATCGAGTAA